In the genome of Bacillus marinisedimentorum, one region contains:
- the ftsH gene encoding ATP-dependent zinc metalloprotease FtsH: MNRIFRNTIFYLLIFLVVIGVVSFFNGSNQQTEPMAYDQFLSKLEQGDVKSISLQPERGVYAIKGQLSDYGEDEYFLTYGPDSEQFMARISDAVQQSKVEIKPAEETSGWVTFFTSIIPFVIIFILFFFLLNQAQGGGGRVMNFGKSKAKLYSEDKKKVRFKDVAGADEEKQELVEVVDFLKDPRKFSQLGARIPKGVLLVGPPGTGKTLLARAVAGEAGVPFFSISGSDFVEMFVGVGASRVRDLFENAKKNSPCIIFIDEIDAVGRQRGAGLGGGHDEREQTLNQLLVEMDGFGANEGIIIIAATNRPDILDPALLRPGRFDRQIPVGRPDVKGREEVLKVHAQNKPLDDSVDLKTIAMRTPGFSGADLENLLNEAALVAARANKDKVDMEDVEEAIDRVIAGPAKKSRVISQKERNIVAYHEAGHTIIGVMLEDADMVHKVTIVPRGQAGGYAVMLPKEDRYFMTKPELLDKITGLLGGRVAEEVVFGEVSTGAHNDFQKATNIARKMVTEYGMSDKLGPMQFGHPQEQVFLGRDIGSDPNYSDQIAYEIDLEIQRIISESYERARHIIEEHRDKHTLIAKTLLEVETLDAEQIKHLVDHGTLPDRDYSADGNGTEKEPASYEDVKVNINSKSDKEDEESDNQDKE; encoded by the coding sequence ATGAATCGTATCTTCCGGAATACAATTTTCTATTTATTAATATTTTTGGTTGTAATCGGTGTTGTAAGCTTTTTTAATGGATCAAATCAACAGACAGAACCGATGGCTTACGACCAATTTCTTTCTAAATTGGAACAGGGTGATGTGAAATCCATCTCGCTGCAGCCAGAACGCGGTGTTTATGCCATTAAGGGCCAGCTTTCCGATTATGGGGAAGATGAGTATTTTCTCACATACGGTCCTGACAGCGAACAGTTCATGGCGAGAATCAGTGACGCTGTCCAGCAGTCGAAAGTGGAGATCAAGCCTGCTGAAGAAACAAGCGGCTGGGTAACCTTTTTCACATCAATCATTCCATTTGTCATTATCTTTATTTTGTTCTTCTTCTTGCTGAACCAGGCTCAGGGCGGCGGCGGCCGTGTCATGAACTTCGGGAAAAGCAAGGCGAAGCTCTATAGTGAGGATAAGAAAAAAGTCCGGTTCAAAGACGTGGCCGGTGCGGATGAAGAGAAACAGGAGCTCGTCGAAGTCGTCGATTTCCTGAAAGATCCGCGCAAGTTTTCACAGCTTGGCGCGCGTATTCCTAAAGGTGTCCTGCTTGTGGGCCCTCCAGGAACCGGTAAAACATTGCTTGCCCGTGCAGTAGCAGGGGAAGCGGGCGTTCCATTCTTCTCAATCAGCGGTTCCGACTTCGTGGAAATGTTTGTCGGTGTCGGTGCATCCCGTGTGCGCGACCTGTTTGAGAATGCGAAAAAGAATTCGCCGTGTATCATTTTCATTGATGAAATCGATGCGGTCGGACGCCAGCGCGGCGCCGGGCTCGGCGGAGGCCACGATGAACGTGAACAGACGCTGAACCAATTGCTTGTAGAGATGGATGGCTTTGGTGCGAACGAAGGCATCATCATTATAGCAGCGACAAACCGTCCGGATATCCTGGACCCTGCCCTGCTTCGTCCGGGCCGTTTTGACAGGCAAATCCCTGTCGGCCGTCCTGACGTAAAGGGCCGTGAAGAAGTATTGAAAGTCCATGCGCAAAACAAGCCGCTCGATGATTCTGTTGACCTGAAAACAATAGCCATGCGTACTCCTGGATTCTCAGGTGCAGACCTTGAGAACCTGTTAAACGAAGCTGCGCTCGTAGCGGCTCGTGCAAACAAAGATAAAGTTGATATGGAAGATGTGGAAGAAGCGATTGACCGTGTCATCGCTGGTCCTGCCAAGAAAAGCCGCGTCATTTCCCAGAAAGAACGGAATATCGTCGCATATCACGAAGCGGGCCATACCATAATCGGGGTCATGCTTGAAGATGCCGATATGGTCCACAAGGTGACAATCGTTCCGCGCGGCCAGGCCGGCGGATATGCTGTCATGCTTCCGAAAGAAGACCGTTACTTCATGACCAAGCCTGAGCTCCTTGATAAAATCACCGGGCTTCTTGGCGGACGTGTCGCTGAGGAAGTCGTGTTTGGCGAAGTGAGTACGGGAGCACACAATGACTTCCAGAAAGCTACGAATATCGCCCGCAAGATGGTTACTGAATACGGTATGAGTGATAAGCTCGGCCCAATGCAGTTCGGACATCCGCAGGAGCAGGTGTTCCTTGGCCGTGACATAGGCAGCGATCCGAACTACAGTGATCAAATCGCTTATGAAATCGACCTTGAAATCCAGCGTATCATCAGCGAGTCCTATGAACGGGCCCGCCATATCATCGAAGAACACCGCGATAAGCATACGCTGATCGCCAAGACACTTCTTGAAGTGGAAACTCTTGATGCCGAGCAGATCAAACATCTCGTCGACCACGGCACCCTGCCTGACAGAGATTACAGCGCAGATGGGAACGGCACTGAAAAAGAGCCTGCTTCTTATGAAGATGTAAAAGTGAATATCAACTCCAAGTCCGATAAAGAGGATGAGGAAAGCGATAATCAAGATAAGGAATAA